From Nymphaea colorata isolate Beijing-Zhang1983 chromosome 6, ASM883128v2, whole genome shotgun sequence, a single genomic window includes:
- the LOC116256916 gene encoding uncharacterized protein LOC116256916 isoform X2, with protein sequence MGDRSWICKKRSSVEYVTGVKEFLEFAIANSIVINGKIKCPCQKCSNNLYQTLSDVVDHMICNGICPSYTIWYHHGESSSSNTINNNNESLEPDAKEIDKLSDDTLRTSTSKDGLVYKRHRKRRRTPILEDGNLPQDKRFKVATNKHGQPIGDNAIQVSRYIGALARDGNLLPIDLFWKQVPKSNKKELCSRVKEKFTLSVFSEKWVLQCGMDAWRRWKCRLKKIYFHGEELSDDENEEDMCCTIVKEQLDNIMKYWNSDEAKRQSETNKVNRAKQLIPNNTGTKSLARRREEVIEKSADGKEPSRAMMFIFNHKNNPKFEMEKLLSELPEGLKHDISQDDVYSKVMGPEGHGRVRTYGTGLSPKDIFGPYSSRAEYAQEAVDAQKRVADIEKKYNGLEERCNHMEEENAFLKEKTTLLESTVGQLMEEVESLKTTLSTISQALRILRSDHGLSNVRSVSSGEPLVWRWTSGITFFSTSLLAFLSCSSWI encoded by the exons ATGGGAGATAGAAGTTGGATTTGCAAAAAGAG GTCAAGTGTTGAATATGTGACCGGAGTAAAAGAATTTCTTGAATTTGCCATTGCCAATAGTATAGTTATTAATGGGAAGATCAAATGCCCATGTCAGAAATGCAGCAACAATTTGTATCAAACTCTGAGCGATGTTGTTGATCATATGATATGCAATGGAATTTGTCCAAGTTATACTATATGGTATCATCATGGAGAATCTTCATCTTCAAATACaattaataataacaatgaGTCGCTTGAACCAGATGCAAAAGAGATAGACAAGTTATCAGACGATACATTGAGGACATCGACTTCAAAAGACGGATTAG TGTATAAGCGGCATCGTAAGAGACGTCGAACACCAATTTTGGAAGATGGTAACTTGCCTCAAGATAAGAGGTTCAAAGTTGCTACCAATAAACATGGTCAACCAATTGGTGACAATGCTATACAAGTGTCAAGGTACATTGGCGCCTTAGCACGTGATGGTAACTTGTTACCTATTGACTTGTTTTGGAAACAGGTGCCTAAGTCAAACAAAAAAGAGCTATGTTCTCGTGTTAAG GAGAAGTTTACGCTCTCAGTATTTTCAGAAAAGTGGGTGCTCCAATGTGGAATGGATGCATGGAGACGCTGGAAGTGTagattaaagaaaatatattttcatggGGAGGAGCTAtcagatgatgaaaatgaagaagacatGTGTTGCACTATTGTTAAAGAACAGTTGGACAATATCATGAAATATTGGAACTCCGATGAGGCAAAG CGTCAAAGTGAAACAAACAAAGTGAATCGTGCAAAACAACTCATTCCCAACAATACTGGTACGAAGAGTCTTGCTCGACGTCGTGAAGAGGTG ATTGAAAAGAGCGCTGACGGGAAGGAGCCCAGTCGAGCTATGATGTTTATCTTCAACCATAAAAATAATCCTAAG tTTGAAATGGAGAAACTATTGTCTGAACTACCAGAGGGTTTAAAACATGATATATCTCAAGATGATGTTTATAGCAAAGTTATGGGGCCAGAGGGTCATGGGCGAGTGCGTACCTATGGAACGGGCCTTTCTCCTAAAGATATTTTTGGCCCTTACTCATCACGAGCTGAGTATGCTCAAGAAGCAGTGGATGCTCAGAAAAGAGTTGCTGACATAGAGAAAAAGTACAATGGCTTGGAAGAAAGGTGCAATcacatggaagaagaaaatgcctttttaaaggaaaaaactACTCTGTTGGAGTCTACAGTAGGACAACTGATGGAGGAAGTCGAATCATTGAAGACTACATTGTCTACCATTAGCCAAGCACTCCGGATACTTAG ATCAGATCATGGCCTGTCAAATGTTAGATCTGTCTCATCAGGTGAGCCGTTGGTTTGGAGATGGACCTCAGGAATCACCTTCTTCTCAACTTCACTGTTGGCATTTCTGAGCTGCAGTTCTTGGATATAA
- the LOC116256916 gene encoding uncharacterized protein LOC116256916 isoform X1, producing MGDRSWICKKRSSVEYVTGVKEFLEFAIANSIVINGKIKCPCQKCSNNLYQTLSDVVDHMICNGICPSYTIWYHHGESSSSNTINNNNESLEPDAKEIDKLSDDTLRTSTSKDGLVYKRHRKRRRTPILEDGNLPQDKRFKVATNKHGQPIGDNAIQVSRYIGALARDGNLLPIDLFWKQVPKSNKKELCSRVKEKFTLSVFSEKWVLQCGMDAWRRWKCRLKKIYFHGEELSDDENEEDMCCTIVKEQLDNIMKYWNSDEAKRQSETNKVNRAKQLIPNNTGTKSLARRREEVIEKSADGKEPSRAMMFIFNHKNNPKAREKVFEMEKLLSELPEGLKHDISQDDVYSKVMGPEGHGRVRTYGTGLSPKDIFGPYSSRAEYAQEAVDAQKRVADIEKKYNGLEERCNHMEEENAFLKEKTTLLESTVGQLMEEVESLKTTLSTISQALRILRSDHGLSNVRSVSSGEPLVWRWTSGITFFSTSLLAFLSCSSWI from the exons ATGGGAGATAGAAGTTGGATTTGCAAAAAGAG GTCAAGTGTTGAATATGTGACCGGAGTAAAAGAATTTCTTGAATTTGCCATTGCCAATAGTATAGTTATTAATGGGAAGATCAAATGCCCATGTCAGAAATGCAGCAACAATTTGTATCAAACTCTGAGCGATGTTGTTGATCATATGATATGCAATGGAATTTGTCCAAGTTATACTATATGGTATCATCATGGAGAATCTTCATCTTCAAATACaattaataataacaatgaGTCGCTTGAACCAGATGCAAAAGAGATAGACAAGTTATCAGACGATACATTGAGGACATCGACTTCAAAAGACGGATTAG TGTATAAGCGGCATCGTAAGAGACGTCGAACACCAATTTTGGAAGATGGTAACTTGCCTCAAGATAAGAGGTTCAAAGTTGCTACCAATAAACATGGTCAACCAATTGGTGACAATGCTATACAAGTGTCAAGGTACATTGGCGCCTTAGCACGTGATGGTAACTTGTTACCTATTGACTTGTTTTGGAAACAGGTGCCTAAGTCAAACAAAAAAGAGCTATGTTCTCGTGTTAAG GAGAAGTTTACGCTCTCAGTATTTTCAGAAAAGTGGGTGCTCCAATGTGGAATGGATGCATGGAGACGCTGGAAGTGTagattaaagaaaatatattttcatggGGAGGAGCTAtcagatgatgaaaatgaagaagacatGTGTTGCACTATTGTTAAAGAACAGTTGGACAATATCATGAAATATTGGAACTCCGATGAGGCAAAG CGTCAAAGTGAAACAAACAAAGTGAATCGTGCAAAACAACTCATTCCCAACAATACTGGTACGAAGAGTCTTGCTCGACGTCGTGAAGAGGTG ATTGAAAAGAGCGCTGACGGGAAGGAGCCCAGTCGAGCTATGATGTTTATCTTCAACCATAAAAATAATCCTAAGGCTCGTGAAAAAGTT tTTGAAATGGAGAAACTATTGTCTGAACTACCAGAGGGTTTAAAACATGATATATCTCAAGATGATGTTTATAGCAAAGTTATGGGGCCAGAGGGTCATGGGCGAGTGCGTACCTATGGAACGGGCCTTTCTCCTAAAGATATTTTTGGCCCTTACTCATCACGAGCTGAGTATGCTCAAGAAGCAGTGGATGCTCAGAAAAGAGTTGCTGACATAGAGAAAAAGTACAATGGCTTGGAAGAAAGGTGCAATcacatggaagaagaaaatgcctttttaaaggaaaaaactACTCTGTTGGAGTCTACAGTAGGACAACTGATGGAGGAAGTCGAATCATTGAAGACTACATTGTCTACCATTAGCCAAGCACTCCGGATACTTAG ATCAGATCATGGCCTGTCAAATGTTAGATCTGTCTCATCAGGTGAGCCGTTGGTTTGGAGATGGACCTCAGGAATCACCTTCTTCTCAACTTCACTGTTGGCATTTCTGAGCTGCAGTTCTTGGATATAA
- the LOC116256916 gene encoding uncharacterized protein LOC116256916 isoform X3 has translation MGDRSWICKKRSSVEYVTGVKEFLEFAIANSIVINGKIKCPCQKCSNNLYQTLSDVVDHMICNGICPSYTIWYHHGESSSSNTINNNNESLEPDAKEIDKLSDDTLRTSTSKDGLVYKRHRKRRRTPILEDGNLPQDKRFKVATNKHGQPIGDNAIQVSRYIGALARDGNLLPIDLFWKQVPKSNKKELCSRVKEKFTLSVFSEKWVLQCGMDAWRRWKCRLKKIYFHGEELSDDENEEDMCCTIVKEQLDNIMKYWNSDEAKRQSETNKVNRAKQLIPNNTGTKSLARRREEVIEKSADGKEPSRAMMFIFNHKNNPKAREKVFEMEKLLSELPEGLKHDISQDDVYSKVMGPEGHGRVRTYGTGLSPKDIFGPYSSRAEYAQEAVDAQKRVADIEKKYNGLEERCNHMEEENAFLKEKTTLLESTVGQLMEEVESLKTTLSTISQALRILRSWPVKC, from the exons ATGGGAGATAGAAGTTGGATTTGCAAAAAGAG GTCAAGTGTTGAATATGTGACCGGAGTAAAAGAATTTCTTGAATTTGCCATTGCCAATAGTATAGTTATTAATGGGAAGATCAAATGCCCATGTCAGAAATGCAGCAACAATTTGTATCAAACTCTGAGCGATGTTGTTGATCATATGATATGCAATGGAATTTGTCCAAGTTATACTATATGGTATCATCATGGAGAATCTTCATCTTCAAATACaattaataataacaatgaGTCGCTTGAACCAGATGCAAAAGAGATAGACAAGTTATCAGACGATACATTGAGGACATCGACTTCAAAAGACGGATTAG TGTATAAGCGGCATCGTAAGAGACGTCGAACACCAATTTTGGAAGATGGTAACTTGCCTCAAGATAAGAGGTTCAAAGTTGCTACCAATAAACATGGTCAACCAATTGGTGACAATGCTATACAAGTGTCAAGGTACATTGGCGCCTTAGCACGTGATGGTAACTTGTTACCTATTGACTTGTTTTGGAAACAGGTGCCTAAGTCAAACAAAAAAGAGCTATGTTCTCGTGTTAAG GAGAAGTTTACGCTCTCAGTATTTTCAGAAAAGTGGGTGCTCCAATGTGGAATGGATGCATGGAGACGCTGGAAGTGTagattaaagaaaatatattttcatggGGAGGAGCTAtcagatgatgaaaatgaagaagacatGTGTTGCACTATTGTTAAAGAACAGTTGGACAATATCATGAAATATTGGAACTCCGATGAGGCAAAG CGTCAAAGTGAAACAAACAAAGTGAATCGTGCAAAACAACTCATTCCCAACAATACTGGTACGAAGAGTCTTGCTCGACGTCGTGAAGAGGTG ATTGAAAAGAGCGCTGACGGGAAGGAGCCCAGTCGAGCTATGATGTTTATCTTCAACCATAAAAATAATCCTAAGGCTCGTGAAAAAGTT tTTGAAATGGAGAAACTATTGTCTGAACTACCAGAGGGTTTAAAACATGATATATCTCAAGATGATGTTTATAGCAAAGTTATGGGGCCAGAGGGTCATGGGCGAGTGCGTACCTATGGAACGGGCCTTTCTCCTAAAGATATTTTTGGCCCTTACTCATCACGAGCTGAGTATGCTCAAGAAGCAGTGGATGCTCAGAAAAGAGTTGCTGACATAGAGAAAAAGTACAATGGCTTGGAAGAAAGGTGCAATcacatggaagaagaaaatgcctttttaaaggaaaaaactACTCTGTTGGAGTCTACAGTAGGACAACTGATGGAGGAAGTCGAATCATTGAAGACTACATTGTCTACCATTAGCCAAGCACTCCGGATACTTAG ATCATGGCCTGTCAAATGTTAG
- the LOC116256916 gene encoding uncharacterized protein LOC116256916 isoform X4: MGDRSWICKKRSSVEYVTGVKEFLEFAIANSIVINGKIKCPCQKCSNNLYQTLSDVVDHMICNGICPSYTIWYHHGESSSSNTINNNNESLEPDAKEIDKLSDDTLRTSTSKDGLVYKRHRKRRRTPILEDGNLPQDKRFKVATNKHGQPIGDNAIQVSRYIGALARDGNLLPIDLFWKQVPKSNKKELCSRVKEKFTLSVFSEKWVLQCGMDAWRRWKCRLKKIYFHGEELSDDENEEDMCCTIVKEQLDNIMKYWNSDEAKRQSETNKVNRAKQLIPNNTGTKSLARRREEVIEKSADGKEPSRAMMFIFNHKNNPKAREKVFEMEKLLSELPEGLKHDISQDDVYSKVMGPEGHGRVRTYGTGLSPKDIFGPYSSRAEYAQEAVDAQKRVADIEKKYNGLEERCNHMEEENAFLKEKTTLLESTVGQLMEEVESLKTTLSTISQALRILR; the protein is encoded by the exons ATGGGAGATAGAAGTTGGATTTGCAAAAAGAG GTCAAGTGTTGAATATGTGACCGGAGTAAAAGAATTTCTTGAATTTGCCATTGCCAATAGTATAGTTATTAATGGGAAGATCAAATGCCCATGTCAGAAATGCAGCAACAATTTGTATCAAACTCTGAGCGATGTTGTTGATCATATGATATGCAATGGAATTTGTCCAAGTTATACTATATGGTATCATCATGGAGAATCTTCATCTTCAAATACaattaataataacaatgaGTCGCTTGAACCAGATGCAAAAGAGATAGACAAGTTATCAGACGATACATTGAGGACATCGACTTCAAAAGACGGATTAG TGTATAAGCGGCATCGTAAGAGACGTCGAACACCAATTTTGGAAGATGGTAACTTGCCTCAAGATAAGAGGTTCAAAGTTGCTACCAATAAACATGGTCAACCAATTGGTGACAATGCTATACAAGTGTCAAGGTACATTGGCGCCTTAGCACGTGATGGTAACTTGTTACCTATTGACTTGTTTTGGAAACAGGTGCCTAAGTCAAACAAAAAAGAGCTATGTTCTCGTGTTAAG GAGAAGTTTACGCTCTCAGTATTTTCAGAAAAGTGGGTGCTCCAATGTGGAATGGATGCATGGAGACGCTGGAAGTGTagattaaagaaaatatattttcatggGGAGGAGCTAtcagatgatgaaaatgaagaagacatGTGTTGCACTATTGTTAAAGAACAGTTGGACAATATCATGAAATATTGGAACTCCGATGAGGCAAAG CGTCAAAGTGAAACAAACAAAGTGAATCGTGCAAAACAACTCATTCCCAACAATACTGGTACGAAGAGTCTTGCTCGACGTCGTGAAGAGGTG ATTGAAAAGAGCGCTGACGGGAAGGAGCCCAGTCGAGCTATGATGTTTATCTTCAACCATAAAAATAATCCTAAGGCTCGTGAAAAAGTT tTTGAAATGGAGAAACTATTGTCTGAACTACCAGAGGGTTTAAAACATGATATATCTCAAGATGATGTTTATAGCAAAGTTATGGGGCCAGAGGGTCATGGGCGAGTGCGTACCTATGGAACGGGCCTTTCTCCTAAAGATATTTTTGGCCCTTACTCATCACGAGCTGAGTATGCTCAAGAAGCAGTGGATGCTCAGAAAAGAGTTGCTGACATAGAGAAAAAGTACAATGGCTTGGAAGAAAGGTGCAATcacatggaagaagaaaatgcctttttaaaggaaaaaactACTCTGTTGGAGTCTACAGTAGGACAACTGATGGAGGAAGTCGAATCATTGAAGACTACATTGTCTACCATTAGCCAAGCACTCCGGATACTTAG GTGA